One part of the Rutidosis leptorrhynchoides isolate AG116_Rl617_1_P2 chromosome 1, CSIRO_AGI_Rlap_v1, whole genome shotgun sequence genome encodes these proteins:
- the LOC139841499 gene encoding uncharacterized protein → MEDTGRRRKRKKSIGRITVSVICVCFAHFALYLISSFFTFSNIITLLFLSVIVLIGIAVIGRRCKRLFGLRGSAPAFVFANLFFIWFVYLLVIHQDVSSLLNIIFHAEVIMLHIGLYRILSGDPGFVDCEPLFNTENYLEGFELPTSDMIEGCPTVESSLLLQRVRYCKYCEAHVKGFDHHCPAFGNCIGNLIHYFRCLDFNVRNIFKRCCKSRPTDTLVLFQLLTWTSSAGQNNQLLFMILLAGFIIAEVCYIMGASKSKFQSNLLNIQFLSLRSSFSNARHFLFQVSYVTTSRTLDSSGRKQIGWTEKLATSTMVFSLLQVLWQAVFLAWHIYCVCFNIRTDEWLNWKKYPEFQRTVHLQPGETFTTTRFINPYDKGVWQNLREFIEAKG, encoded by the exons ATGGAAGATACAGGGCGCCGAAGAAAGCGCAAGAAATCAATCGGCCGGATTACGGTTTCCGTCATCTGTGTCTGCTTCGCTCACTTTGCCCTCTACCTAATCTCTTCATTCTTCACATTCTCCAACATCATAACCCTCCTTTTTCTCTCAG TGATTGTATTAATAGGTATAGCTGTTATAGGGAGAAGATGCAAACGGTTATTTGGCTTACGTGGCTCAGCTCCTGCTTTCGTGTTTGCTAACTTGTTCTTCATTTGGTTTGTGTATTTACTTGTGATTCACCAAG ACGTTTCAAGTTTATTGAACATCATCTTCCATGCTGAGGTTATTATGCTCCATATTGGTCTTTATAG GATCCTCTCCGGTGATCCTGGATTTGTAGATTGCGAACCTCTCTTCAATACTGAAAATTATCTGGAG GGATTTGAGCTCCCAACTTCTGACATGATTGAAGGATGTCCAACTGTTGAG AGTTCACTTTTACTTCAAAGGGTAAGATATTGTAAATACTGTGAAGCACATGTGAAGGGATTCGATCACCATTGTCCTGCGTTTGGTAATTGTATAGGTAATTTAATACATTATTTCAGATGTCTCGATTTTAATGTGAGGAACATCTTTAAGcgctgttgtaaaagtcggccgac TGATACGTTAGTGTTATTTCAG TTACTGACTTGGACATCTAGTGCAGGACAAAACAATCAACTTCTTTTTATGATTCTGCTAGCTGGATTTATAATAGCCGAGGTTTGTTACATTATGGGTGCATCTAAAAGTAAGTTTCAGAGTAATCTTCTTAATATCCAGTTTCTTTCATTAAGGTCGTCATTTTCAAATGCTCGTCACTTTTTATTTCAAGTTTCATATGTGACAACATCCCGAACATTGGATAGCAGTGGCAGGAAG CAGATCGGTTGGACTGAAAAGTTAGCTACAAGCACAATGGTATTTTCCCTTCTACAAGTTCTATGGCAG GCGGTATTCCTTGCATGGCACATATATTGTGTGTGTTTCAATATCAGAACAGATGAGTGG TTAAACTGGAAGAAATATCCGGAGTTTCAACGTACCGTACATCTTCAACCAG GAGAGACATTTACCACAACAAGGTTTATAAATCCCTATGACAAAGGAGTATGGCAGAACTTGAGGGAGTTCATAGAAGCCAAAGGATAA
- the LOC139886634 gene encoding 17.8 kDa class I heat shock protein-like, with amino-acid sequence MSIIPSFFGGRRTYVYDPFSLDIWDPFYNNSISNIPFGARDTSAFVNAEIDWKETPEAHVFKADLPGLKKEEVKVELQEGNILQISGERSSEKEEKNDRWHRVERSSGKFLRQFRLPDNARVDQVNAKMENGVLTVTVPKQEVNKPKKKAISIAN; translated from the coding sequence ATGTCTATTATTCCAAGTTTCTTTGGTGGTCGTAGAACCTACGTCTATGATCCCTTCTCATTAGACATATGGGACCCATTTTATAACAACTCCATTTCCAATATTCCGTTCGGGGCCCGTGACACGTCAGCTTTTGTGAACGCCGAGATCGACTGGAAGGAGACCCCAGAAGCTCATGTGTTCAAAGCCGATCTTCCAGGGTTGAAAAAAGAAGAGGTGAAAGTGGAGTTGCAAGAAGGAAATATTTTGCAGATCAGTGGAGAAAGGAGTAGCGAAAAAGAGGAAAAGAATGACAGGTGGCACCGTGTTGAGAGGAGCTCCGGCAAGTTTCTCAGACAGTTCAGGTTACCGGATAATGCGAGGGTTGACCAGGTCAATGCTAAGATGGAGAATGGGGTTCTGACTGTAACTGTGCCTAAGCAAGAGGTCAATAAGCCGAAGAAGAAGGCCATTAGTATCGCTAATTAG
- the LOC139876331 gene encoding U-box domain-containing protein 13, giving the protein MAEEIEKGGLIQKLIDVVNEISSIYDYRSTVKKLFSNLARRLKLLTPLFEEIRDISKDSLPLQSHQSLISLLEAMESAKELLRIGSEGSKIYLVLERDEIMKKYEAVAVRLEQDLNDLSVDELDISDEVKEQVALVLAQFKRAKGRTDAPDADLYEDLSSLYNKDIDVAEDPAVLKRLAEKLHLTEITDLTHESIALHEMVTATFGDPGESIEKMSMLLKRLKDFVQTESPYAGGSPPGESSALPSCTGPPTLVKSIKNSIIPDDFRCPISLELMKDPVIVSTGQTYERSCIEKWLEAGHRTCPKTQQNLTSTALIPNYVLRSLIAQWCETNGMESPKRATQSSSACTPAERSMIESLLRKLNSVSPDDQRTAAGEIRLLAKRNADNRVAVAEAGAIPLLTHLLTAPDSRTQEHAVTALLNLSICEDNKGSIVSSGAVPGIVQVLRKGSMEARENAAATLFSLSVIDENKVTIGSLGAIPPLVLLLSEGTQRGKKDAATALFNLCIYQGNKGRAVRAGVIPTLMELLTEPQSGMKDEALAILAILSSHPEGKVAIGKAEAVPVLVEFIGSGSPRNKENAAAVLVHLCSGDQKYLVEARDLGVMEVLVDLLHHGTDRGKRKAGQLLEKLTKLAEDQKVSAPVQEQDRTPLEDQAGLRHYS; this is encoded by the exons ATGGCGGAAGAAATAGAAAAAGGTGGATTGATTCAGAAATTAATTGATGTTGTAAACGAGATATCTTCAATCTATGATTACAGGTCTACGGTGAAGAAACTTTTTTCAAACCTAGCTAGAAGATTGAAGCTATTAACTCCATTGTTTGAAGAAATCCGTGATATCAGCAAGGATTCACTTCCTCTTCAATCACATCAatccttaatttccttactcgaagCCATGGAATCTGCTAAGGAATTGCTTCGCATCGGAAGTGAAGGCAGCAAAATATATCTG GTCTTGGAGAGGGACGAGATCATGAAAAAATACGAGGCAGTCGCTGTTCGTTTGGAACAGGATTTAAATGACCTTTCAGTTGATGAACTTGACATATCAGATGAAGTGAAAGAACAG GTTGCACTTGTTCTTGCTCAATTCAAAAGAGCCAAAGGAAGAACTGATGCACCAGATGCTGATCTGTACGAAGATCTTTCATCACTTTACAACAAGGATATTGATGTGGCAGAAGATCCAGCTGTCTTGAAAAGATTGGCTGAAAAGTTACACCTAACTGAAATAACCGACCTTACACATGAGTCAATAGCACTGCATGAAATGGTTACAGCCACTTTTGGAGACCCAGGGGAAAGTATAGAAAAAATGTCAATGCTGCTAAAACGACTCAAGGATTTTGTGCAGACAGAGAGTCCATACGCAGGCGGCTCACCACCAGGAGAAAGTTCTGCTCTTCCCAGTTGCACTGGTCCACCAACATTGGTCAAAAGTATTAAAAACAGTATCATACCAGATGATTTTCGTTGTCCTATTTCGCTCGAGTTGATGAAGGATCCTGTTATTGTCTCAACAGGGCAG ACGTACGAGCGTTCATGCATTGAAAAATGGTTGGAAGCAGGGCACCGCACGTGTCCCAAGACACAACAGAACCTAACCAGCACCGCACTCATACCCAACTATGTGTTACGCAGCCTCATAGCTCAATGGTGTGAGACAAACGGAATGGAATCACCAAAACGAGCCACTCAGTCTTCTTCTGCTTGCACACCCGCAGAACGTTCAATGATCGAAAGTCTCCTTCGTAAACTCAACTCTGTTAGTCCCGATGACCAACGGACCGCTGCTGGTGAAATCCGTCTCCTTGCAAAACGGAACGCCGATAACCGTGTCGCCGTAGCAGAAGCTGGAGCCATCCCGCTCCTTACACACCTCCTAACCGCACCCGATTcgcgcacacaagaacacgcagtTACTGCTCTTCTTAACCTCTCTATTTGTGAGGATAACAAAGGAAGTATCGTATCCTCTGGGGCTGTTCCGGGAATCGTTCAAGTTTTACGGAAAGGTAGCATGGAAGCTCGGGAAAACGCGGCTGCTACGCTTTTCAGCCTCTCCGTAATCGATGAAAACAAGGTAACAATAGGTTCGTTAGGTGCGATCCCGCCACTTGTATTACTTCTAAGTGAAGGTACTCAGAGAGGGAAAAAGGATGCTGCAACAGCTTTATTTAATTTATGCATATATCAAGGTAATAAAGGACGGGCTGTTCGGGCTGGTGTTATCCCAACATTAATGGAGCTTCTTACAGAACCGCAAAGCGGTATGAAAGATGAAGCTTTGGCCATTCTGGCTATACTATCGAGTCACCCTGAAGGTAAGGTGGCTATAGGTAAAGCTGAGGCGGTGCCTGTTTTGGTGGAGTTTATCGGGAGTGGGTCCCCGAGGAATAAAGAGAATGCAGCAGCGGTTTTGGTGCACCTTTGTTCGGGAGATCAAAAGTATTTGGTGGAGGCTCGGGATCTGGGTGTGATGGAGGTACTGGTGGATTTGTTACATCATGGCACTGATAGAGGGAAGAGAAAAGCTGGACAGTTACTggaaaagttgaccaaattggcggaAGATCAAAAGGTGTCGGCTCCGGTGCAAGAGCAGGACCGTACACCGCTGGAAGATCAGGCGGGTTTACGGCATTATAGCTGA